The proteins below are encoded in one region of Terriglobales bacterium:
- a CDS encoding FtsQ-type POTRA domain-containing protein — protein sequence MARNDGYPTDSAPWRGKRGAGAGHSGAGTAYSDEEAERGGSRAAVEDDDFDPRLLDLEVEEESPFLRGQKRVPVRRGPLPRKAANRLRQGVIALACATVLAWGGYQLYSYGTHSWRFRMESSDDVQLAGLENVSKPQVMEVFAADLGRNIFFVPLAERRRQLEEIPWVESATVMRLLPHRISVKIRERTPVAFAQVGSRIQLIDAGGVLMELPARSQKKYSFPVLVGMGANEPLSTRAARMRIFTRVMRELDSEGARYSQDISEMDLSDPADVRVTVPDDDGAVFVHLGDANFLERFKIYKAHVQQWRAQFQKLSSVDLRYERQVIVNPDAGAQRQAIKIAADGKAPPPKGKR from the coding sequence ATGGCGCGGAACGACGGATATCCAACCGATTCGGCTCCCTGGCGCGGCAAGCGCGGAGCCGGCGCGGGCCATTCCGGGGCCGGGACGGCCTATTCCGACGAGGAAGCGGAGCGCGGCGGTTCGCGCGCGGCCGTCGAAGATGACGACTTCGATCCGCGGCTACTCGACCTGGAGGTCGAGGAAGAGTCACCATTTCTGCGCGGACAGAAGCGCGTTCCGGTGCGCCGCGGGCCGCTGCCGCGCAAGGCAGCGAACCGGCTGCGCCAGGGCGTCATCGCGCTGGCCTGCGCCACCGTGCTGGCCTGGGGTGGCTACCAACTCTACAGCTACGGCACGCACTCATGGCGCTTCCGCATGGAGTCCAGCGACGACGTGCAGCTCGCGGGCCTGGAAAACGTCTCGAAGCCGCAGGTCATGGAAGTATTCGCCGCCGACCTTGGCCGTAACATCTTCTTTGTGCCGCTGGCCGAGCGGCGGCGCCAACTGGAAGAGATTCCGTGGGTCGAATCGGCCACGGTAATGCGCCTGCTGCCGCACCGCATCAGCGTGAAGATTCGCGAGCGGACGCCGGTGGCGTTCGCGCAAGTGGGCTCGCGCATCCAGCTCATTGACGCGGGCGGCGTGCTCATGGAGTTGCCCGCCCGCTCGCAGAAGAAGTACTCGTTTCCGGTGCTGGTGGGCATGGGCGCGAACGAGCCGCTCTCCACGCGCGCGGCGCGCATGAGGATTTTCACCCGGGTGATGCGCGAACTTGATTCGGAAGGCGCGCGCTACTCGCAGGACATCAGCGAAATGGACCTAAGCGATCCGGCGGACGTGCGGGTGACCGTGCCCGACGACGATGGCGCGGTGTTCGTGCACCTGGGCGACGCCAATTTCCTGGAGCGCTTCAAGATCTACAAGGCGCATGTGCAGCAGTGGCGGGCGCAGTTCCAGAAGCTGAGCTCGGTGGACCTGCGCTACGAACGGCAGGTCATTGTCAATCCCGACGCCGGCGCGCAGCGACAGGCCATCAAGATCGCAGCCGACGGCAAGGCGCCACCGCCCAAAGGGAAGCGGTAG
- the ftsA gene encoding cell division protein FtsA, with protein MGKQPENVLAAIDVGSAKTCVLVAESGESGLRYLGHGVAESRGSRKGVIVDLEKAIAAIQRAMVAAEEAAGVEVEHGVTGIAGAHIRGVNSRGGVVLGSRAREITRDDVRQAVERARAITLPPDRKVLHLLPQEFLLDEQTGIRDPLGMMATRLEVKVHVATAADSASQNVVTALNRAGIHVDDTIFEALASAESVLRADERELGVCLADIGAGSTDVVVCHNGVVVHTAVIPIGGDHFTSDVAVGLRTPLVDAEKIKRMFGCAVVTRIPEANEIEVPAVGDRPSRLMPQRLLGEVLEPRARELFEMLRDNLRHAGVFELCGAGLVLTGGGARLNSMTEIAEDVLRKPARLAAPAALGRMPETLAEPEYATVLGMATYAQRSRVARGAQEQGIGAKLKSLFARKP; from the coding sequence ATGGGGAAGCAGCCGGAGAACGTTCTCGCAGCCATTGACGTGGGCAGCGCCAAGACGTGCGTGCTGGTAGCCGAGAGCGGCGAATCCGGCCTGCGCTATCTGGGCCACGGAGTGGCCGAGTCGCGCGGCTCGCGCAAGGGCGTGATCGTGGACCTGGAAAAAGCCATCGCCGCCATCCAGCGGGCGATGGTGGCGGCGGAAGAGGCGGCCGGCGTGGAAGTGGAGCACGGCGTCACCGGGATCGCGGGCGCGCACATACGCGGCGTGAACAGCCGCGGCGGCGTGGTGCTGGGCTCGCGCGCTCGCGAGATCACGCGCGACGACGTCCGCCAGGCGGTGGAACGCGCCCGCGCCATCACCCTGCCGCCCGACCGCAAGGTCCTGCACCTGCTGCCGCAGGAATTCCTGCTCGACGAGCAGACCGGCATCCGCGATCCGCTGGGCATGATGGCCACGCGGCTGGAGGTGAAGGTCCACGTGGCCACCGCCGCCGACAGCGCCTCGCAGAATGTGGTCACGGCCCTGAATCGCGCGGGCATTCACGTGGACGACACTATTTTTGAGGCGCTGGCGTCGGCGGAATCCGTGCTGCGCGCCGATGAGCGCGAGCTGGGCGTTTGCCTGGCCGATATTGGCGCAGGTTCGACCGACGTGGTCGTCTGCCACAACGGCGTGGTGGTGCACACGGCGGTGATTCCCATCGGCGGCGACCACTTCACCAGCGATGTGGCCGTCGGGCTGCGCACGCCGCTCGTTGACGCGGAAAAGATCAAGCGCATGTTCGGTTGCGCCGTGGTGACGCGCATCCCGGAAGCCAACGAGATTGAAGTGCCCGCGGTGGGTGATCGTCCGTCGCGGCTGATGCCGCAGCGCCTGCTGGGCGAGGTGCTGGAGCCGCGCGCCCGCGAGCTGTTCGAGATGCTGCGCGACAACCTGCGCCATGCCGGCGTCTTCGAGTTGTGCGGTGCGGGTCTGGTGCTCACCGGCGGCGGCGCGCGGCTGAATTCGATGACCGAGATTGCGGAAGACGTGCTGCGCAAGCCGGCGCGCCTGGCGGCGCCGGCCGCGCTGGGACGCATGCCGGAAACGCTGGCCGAGCCGGAGTACGCCACCGTGCTCGGCATGGCGACGTACGCGCAGCGCTCGCGGGTGGCGAGGGGCGCGCAGGAGCAGGGAATCGGGGCGAAGCTGAAGTCGCTC